A single window of Watersipora subatra chromosome 9, tzWatSuba1.1, whole genome shotgun sequence DNA harbors:
- the LOC137403885 gene encoding spermidine synthase-like: MDHPSITGGWFAEKNELWPGQAMTLEVEEVLFTEKSEYQDILVFKSKTYGNVLVLDGVIQCTERDEFSYQEMISFLPLNSHPNPAKVLIIGGGDGGVAREVVKHPAVKEVTQCEIDAMVVDVSKRFLPGMSKGFSNPKLSLHIGDGFEFMRKHENEFDVIITDSSDPIGPASVLYEQPYYQLMKRALRTGGVISSQGECMWLHKDIIKKVMNFCKEEYPVVDYGYTTIPTYPSGQIGFILCATSGETNFREPVTVFNSAEKEEMILKYYNEDVHRAAFALPQFAKQAIYG; this comes from the exons ATGGACCATCCATCGATAACAGGAGGCTGGTTTGCAGAAAAAAATGAACTATGGCCTGGACAAGCCATGACATTAGAAGTTGAAGAAGTGTTGTTTACTGAAAAGTCAGAATATCAAGACATCCTTGTGTTCAAGAG CAAGACCTATGGAAATGTTTTAGTGCTGGATGGCGTGATCCAATGCACAGAGCGAGATGAGTTTAGTTATCAGGAGATGATTTCTTTTCTTCCTTTAAATAGTCATCCTAATCCAGCAAAG GTTCTAATCATAGGTGGAGGCGATGGAGGAGTAGCACGGGAGGTGGTTAAACATCCCGCTGTGAAGGAGGTCACACAGTGTGAGATTGATGCT ATGGTGGTGGATGTGTCAAAAAGGTTCCTGCCTGGCATGAGTAAAGGATTCTCCAATCCTAAGCTGTCTCTTCACATTGGAGATGGCTTTGAGTTcatgagaaaacatgaaaatgagtttgacgTTATTATTACAGATTCTTCAGATCCTATAG GTCCTGCAAGTGTCCTGTATGAACAGCCATACTATCAGTTAATGAAAAGAGCTCTACGAACAGGCGGAGTTATCTCCTCTCAAG GTGAGTGTATGTGGCTTCATAAAGATATCATTAAGAAAGTGATGAACTTCTGTAAAGAAGAATATCCAGTGGTCGACTACGGATACACAACAATTCCAACCTACCCTAGTGGTCAAATTGGCTTCATCCTTTGTGCAACAAGTGGG GAGACCAACTTTAGGGAGCCAGTCACAGTGTTCAACAGTGCAGAGAAAGAGGAGATGATTCTGAAGTACTATAATGAAGATGTTCACCGCGCAGCCTTCGCTCTGCCCCAATTCGCTAAGCAG GCTATTTATGGTTGA